From Paenibacillus sp. PK3_47, the proteins below share one genomic window:
- a CDS encoding carbohydrate binding domain-containing protein, translating into MKHSIIRRVRKAAAVLLGSLLLVQSAGANVSAEIAASHVYHNHMPNFWAYYDVNAYNSLPVGSPIRYTYDGDVIQLKQNPPANYTYYLPNGSPMPHDDLVSYYSHHAKTGAYLTWPWSVAQTLDANHPQAQMHVTMSGSVVNNVNNIIQRGNVSGYSNPNWGTPWKNAYDQLKTANNNNTLDMIHFSGHHSMGPLVGNDYLLKDLIYHGATLAQPYFLGYSYKSSNGFFPTELGFSERIIPVLEKLGIQWSVIGNNHFSRTLKDYPLLNSPGADTMVSPPNRADLQNTSSVGSWVSEPMFNEQQVVQNKYPFASTAHWVQYVDPATGKSSKVVGVPVAQAQSWEEGYLGQVKADALKPYENLTPQKQIFVVAHDGDNSSGRAGSEETWRNAGNVTYSDSGVKGIGIDEYLLFNMPAASDVVHVQDGSWIDTRDSSSDPTWYHWHLPFGIWKGQFSAFNQANGTSYAPKKNLSGVEEGMTVSFEKGYHYLERNFALLQASLNYAQTAEQIWLDEHPNYWKPTTALDREVTYEGNQLNPWMLSYPVKGNAANDYAGGANPAELAWYFLLPAMDSGFGYYDENVDDSVKPALSFNQSLFFSKPYVNGKLAKDKTGPSVWWPQRYPYNPGSANVSKAEGWTLQHFNNVFAIYTYAYDTSGISDIKVKVRVHRDKTADAADNTFKVYDPEGLAAAGVAGIHPDKVGEWVEYPMNVRDLNPDINGVNWQQSSKAVMEKVPASEIGDLYFSYISDYRDQLLDYYIEATDAKGNVTRSDIQQVYVGAGKYTESGGKYTESINGTIEGTHPFITDVPAVPDHEAPSTPGNLQASVVNASSAALTWNAATDNVRIAGYEIYRNGAKVGTSAGTSYTDSGLAGSTSYEYKVRAFDAAGNLSAFSAAAAVTTPAGNNVTIYYKQGYSSPYIHYRPAGGTWTTAPGVPMPASELSGYNKITINIGAATQLEACFNNGSGTWDSNGGSNYLFGTGTWTYTPTGSIKSGAPVTPTATPSATPTVTPTATPTATPTPMPTATPTATPTATPTATPTATPTATPTATPTVTPIPTVTPTPTPAAVANIYYKNTAFSNSYIHYKLNNAANWTTVPGTAMQSSAFTGYKFLAIPLGGATGLTAAFNNGSGTWDNNGGNNYSFTAGSWSVANGTITAGQPQADSVTFKASVPATTPADAPVYLSGSFNSWNAADPAYKLVKGSDGVYSITLNLPAGTEVQYKLTRGSWATVETASGGADITNRTLTPTGGAQTVTLTVQRWKDQ; encoded by the coding sequence ATGAAGCACTCCATAATCAGACGGGTGCGCAAAGCGGCGGCCGTGCTGCTCGGCTCTCTGCTGCTGGTCCAATCCGCCGGGGCGAATGTCTCGGCGGAGATCGCGGCCTCCCATGTGTACCACAACCATATGCCGAATTTCTGGGCCTATTATGATGTGAATGCGTATAATTCCCTGCCTGTCGGCAGTCCGATCCGCTACACATACGATGGAGATGTCATTCAGCTCAAGCAGAACCCGCCTGCGAACTATACCTACTATCTGCCGAACGGTTCGCCGATGCCGCATGACGATCTCGTCTCTTATTATTCCCATCACGCCAAAACGGGGGCTTACCTGACCTGGCCTTGGAGCGTAGCCCAGACATTGGACGCCAATCACCCGCAGGCCCAGATGCATGTGACGATGTCAGGCTCTGTCGTGAATAATGTTAATAACATTATCCAGCGGGGCAACGTCAGCGGCTATTCCAATCCGAACTGGGGAACGCCCTGGAAGAATGCCTATGACCAGCTTAAGACGGCGAACAACAACAATACGCTTGATATGATCCATTTTTCCGGCCATCATTCCATGGGTCCGCTGGTCGGCAATGATTATCTGCTTAAGGATCTGATCTACCATGGGGCGACCCTGGCCCAGCCTTATTTTCTGGGGTACAGCTACAAGTCTTCGAACGGCTTCTTCCCGACAGAGCTGGGATTCTCTGAACGGATTATCCCTGTTCTGGAGAAGCTGGGCATTCAGTGGTCGGTGATCGGCAACAACCATTTCTCCCGGACGCTCAAAGATTATCCTCTGCTGAACAGCCCGGGGGCAGATACAATGGTCTCGCCTCCAAACCGTGCCGATTTGCAGAATACCAGCAGCGTGGGATCCTGGGTATCCGAGCCGATGTTCAATGAACAGCAGGTCGTCCAGAATAAATATCCGTTTGCTTCGACCGCGCACTGGGTTCAGTATGTCGATCCGGCGACAGGGAAGTCTTCCAAAGTGGTGGGTGTTCCGGTAGCCCAGGCCCAGTCCTGGGAGGAAGGGTATCTCGGCCAGGTCAAGGCAGATGCGCTGAAGCCTTATGAGAATCTGACCCCGCAGAAGCAGATCTTTGTCGTCGCGCACGACGGGGATAACTCTTCAGGCCGTGCCGGCTCTGAGGAGACATGGCGGAACGCCGGTAACGTTACGTATTCGGACAGCGGCGTTAAAGGGATAGGGATTGACGAGTATCTGCTGTTTAACATGCCGGCCGCTTCCGATGTGGTGCATGTGCAGGACGGCTCATGGATTGATACACGCGACTCTTCTTCCGATCCGACTTGGTATCACTGGCATCTGCCGTTCGGCATTTGGAAGGGCCAGTTCTCCGCTTTTAATCAGGCCAATGGCACCTCTTATGCGCCCAAAAAGAATCTCTCGGGTGTGGAAGAGGGGATGACTGTCTCTTTTGAAAAAGGCTATCACTATCTGGAGCGCAACTTTGCCCTTCTGCAGGCTTCGCTGAATTATGCGCAGACCGCGGAGCAAATCTGGCTTGATGAGCATCCGAATTACTGGAAGCCAACCACGGCGTTGGACCGGGAGGTTACTTATGAAGGCAACCAGCTCAATCCGTGGATGCTCTCCTATCCGGTAAAAGGCAATGCGGCGAACGATTATGCGGGCGGCGCCAATCCCGCCGAGCTTGCCTGGTATTTCCTGCTGCCGGCGATGGATTCCGGATTTGGCTATTATGACGAGAACGTGGATGACAGTGTCAAGCCGGCGTTATCGTTCAATCAATCGCTCTTTTTTTCCAAGCCTTATGTGAACGGAAAGCTGGCCAAAGACAAAACCGGGCCTTCGGTATGGTGGCCGCAGCGTTATCCTTACAATCCCGGCAGCGCCAATGTCAGCAAGGCCGAAGGCTGGACCCTGCAGCATTTTAACAATGTGTTCGCTATCTACACCTACGCCTATGATACAAGCGGTATCAGCGATATCAAGGTTAAGGTCCGTGTACACCGTGACAAAACCGCAGACGCGGCGGATAACACTTTCAAGGTGTATGATCCTGAAGGTTTGGCTGCCGCCGGAGTTGCCGGTATTCATCCGGATAAGGTCGGCGAGTGGGTAGAGTACCCGATGAATGTCCGCGACCTGAATCCCGATATCAACGGTGTGAATTGGCAGCAGAGCAGCAAGGCGGTCATGGAAAAGGTTCCGGCGTCGGAAATCGGCGACTTGTATTTCAGCTATATTTCGGATTACCGTGACCAGCTGCTGGATTATTATATTGAAGCTACCGATGCCAAAGGAAATGTGACCCGCAGCGATATTCAGCAGGTCTACGTCGGAGCAGGGAAATATACAGAGTCCGGAGGCAAATATACGGAGAGTATCAACGGTACGATTGAGGGAACACATCCGTTCATTACCGATGTGCCGGCCGTTCCGGATCATGAGGCCCCAAGCACACCTGGGAACCTGCAGGCTTCCGTGGTAAATGCTTCTTCAGCAGCCTTGACCTGGAATGCCGCCACCGACAATGTACGGATTGCCGGATATGAGATTTACCGGAACGGTGCCAAGGTAGGCACTTCCGCGGGTACTTCGTACACCGACAGCGGGCTTGCCGGAAGTACCTCCTATGAGTACAAGGTCAGAGCGTTTGACGCTGCCGGTAATTTGTCGGCCTTCAGCGCGGCAGCTGCAGTGACGACGCCAGCGGGAAACAATGTGACGATCTATTACAAGCAGGGATACTCGTCGCCGTATATTCATTACCGGCCGGCCGGCGGGACATGGACGACGGCGCCCGGTGTTCCGATGCCGGCATCAGAGCTGAGCGGCTACAACAAAATAACAATCAACATCGGCGCAGCCACCCAACTGGAGGCCTGCTTCAATAATGGCAGCGGCACCTGGGACAGCAACGGCGGCAGCAATTATCTGTTCGGCACCGGGACCTGGACGTACACACCGACGGGCAGCATTAAGTCCGGTGCTCCGGTAACGCCGACGGCGACACCATCGGCAACGCCAACAGTCACGCCAACGGCGACACCAACAGCCACGCCAACACCGATGCCGACAGCCACGCCAACAGCGACACCAACGGCCACGCCGACAGCAACACCAACGGCCACGCCGACAGCAACACCAACGGCCACACCGACTGTGACGCCAATACCAACAGTCACGCCGACCCCGACACCGGCAGCTGTGGCGAACATTTATTACAAGAACACGGCTTTCAGTAACTCGTATATCCATTACAAGTTGAACAATGCCGCGAACTGGACGACAGTTCCCGGCACAGCCATGCAGTCCTCTGCCTTCACAGGCTACAAATTTCTGGCCATTCCGCTCGGCGGTGCCACAGGTCTGACGGCCGCCTTCAACAACGGCAGCGGCACCTGGGACAATAATGGCGGAAATAATTACTCATTTACGGCCGGAAGCTGGAGTGTCGCCAACGGTACAATTACGGCGGGGCAGCCCCAGGCAGACAGTGTGACCTTCAAGGCCAGCGTCCCTGCCACAACTCCAGCGGATGCACCTGTGTATCTCTCCGGCAGCTTTAACAGCTGGAATGCCGCAGATCCCGCATATAAGCTGGTGAAGGGCAGCGACGGCGTATATTCCATTACACTGAATCTGCCGGCAGGAACGGAGGTACAGTATAAGCTGACCCGAGGAAGCTGGGCGACTGTGGAAACA
- a CDS encoding carbohydrate binding domain-containing protein translates to MKRKPWLVPVIIASLVLSITMNLFVVPPAQVEAASIGTVTENDTIYQIMVDRFHDGDPSNNATGSAIRYGENSEEDFRYMKGGDWQGVIDKLPYIAGMGYTAIWISPVAEPQMTNRENNGTGKNTAYHGYNVKDPNKANPYFGTKEKLKELVDAAHAQGIKVIIDVVPNHIGDYMLGTQAYYDIPALQPAAPFNNPAWYHHNGDINWSLADGRYDQWAQDYLENHDLGGLDDIDFDVPAAKQAVFSSIKAWFDYTGADGARVDAAKLMKPTDIGELQNLLGVNTFGENFDGNAEFVSRWVGPNKEWGMLDFPLFFSVLNSFAYGQSFESNIKSTLAQDSLYNGNANHMVTFIDNHDRNRFLTEAGGSVEKLQNALSFIFTVRGTPVVFQGTEQNKGNGNGQIMTGGIADTWNRWSMVKRDTNGNVLQNYFDPNASTYKHVAKLNEIRKNNPALRTGTQREMWAAQNLYAFSRRIDTGTNAGKEVISVFSNASGGSQTVTIPLRTESTLAVGTKLYNQFNSTDTVTIQAGGITGKQITVSVGANSSKIYAVTPLSTDTTAPSVPAGVTAVAQGASSVTVSWTASTDNVGVSGYEVYRNGTKVGTTAGTSYTDSGLSGSTSYSYTVKAYDAAGNLSAFSVAALATTPAGNSVTIYYKQGYSTPYIHYRPAGGAWTTAPGTAMPAAEFSGYNKITIDIGAASQLEAAFNNGSGTWDSNGGSNYLFGTGTWTYTPTGSIQAGAPVSPTATPTATPTPTPTPTVTPTATPTVTPTATPTPTATPTVTPTPTVTPTATPASSVTIYYKNTNFSNSYIHYKLDNSTTWTTVPGVQMQGSSYSGYKTITVPLGSAAGLTAAFNNGNNTWDNNGGNNYHFSAGTWSLVNGSIAAGEPQPDSVTLKVSVPASTPADGPVYISGSFNNWNAADPAYKLTKGSDGVYSITLNLPAGTAVTYKFTRGAWTNVETASNGADIANRSLTPAGGAQTVNLTVQRWKDQ, encoded by the coding sequence ATGAAACGTAAACCATGGCTTGTTCCCGTTATAATCGCATCGCTTGTACTGTCCATTACAATGAATTTGTTTGTTGTACCTCCGGCACAGGTAGAGGCTGCCAGTATCGGTACCGTGACCGAGAATGACACGATTTATCAGATCATGGTTGACCGTTTCCATGATGGCGATCCCTCCAACAATGCCACCGGAAGCGCAATCCGCTACGGCGAGAATTCCGAGGAGGATTTCCGCTACATGAAGGGCGGAGACTGGCAGGGCGTTATTGATAAACTCCCGTATATTGCAGGTATGGGCTATACGGCCATCTGGATTTCACCGGTAGCCGAGCCGCAGATGACCAACCGCGAGAACAACGGTACAGGCAAAAATACTGCCTACCACGGCTATAATGTCAAAGACCCCAACAAAGCCAATCCTTATTTCGGCACCAAAGAAAAACTGAAAGAGCTGGTGGATGCCGCCCATGCACAAGGGATCAAAGTCATTATTGACGTGGTACCGAACCATATCGGCGATTATATGCTGGGCACCCAGGCATACTACGACATTCCTGCCCTGCAGCCGGCTGCGCCGTTTAACAATCCGGCCTGGTATCACCATAACGGCGATATCAACTGGTCGCTGGCGGACGGGCGGTATGACCAGTGGGCTCAGGATTATCTGGAAAATCACGACCTTGGCGGGCTGGATGATATCGATTTTGATGTGCCGGCTGCCAAGCAGGCCGTATTCAGCTCCATCAAAGCCTGGTTCGATTATACCGGTGCAGATGGTGCGCGCGTAGATGCCGCAAAGCTGATGAAGCCGACCGACATCGGCGAACTGCAGAACCTGCTGGGCGTGAATACTTTTGGCGAGAACTTCGACGGCAATGCCGAGTTCGTCTCCCGCTGGGTCGGCCCGAACAAGGAATGGGGCATGCTGGACTTTCCGCTCTTTTTCTCGGTGCTGAACAGCTTCGCTTACGGGCAGTCTTTTGAATCCAATATCAAAAGTACACTGGCCCAGGATTCCTTATATAACGGAAATGCGAATCACATGGTCACCTTTATCGACAATCATGACCGTAACCGGTTCCTGACAGAAGCGGGCGGCAGTGTAGAGAAGCTGCAGAACGCGCTCTCTTTCATTTTCACCGTGCGTGGAACTCCGGTAGTCTTCCAAGGTACAGAGCAGAATAAAGGCAACGGCAACGGCCAGATTATGACCGGGGGTATCGCCGACACCTGGAACCGCTGGTCGATGGTCAAGCGCGATACAAATGGCAACGTGCTACAGAATTATTTTGATCCGAATGCCAGCACTTATAAGCATGTAGCCAAGCTGAATGAGATCCGCAAAAATAACCCGGCTCTGCGCACCGGCACCCAGCGCGAAATGTGGGCTGCCCAGAACTTGTATGCCTTCTCACGCCGGATTGACACCGGTACGAACGCAGGCAAGGAAGTTATCTCCGTGTTCAGCAACGCGTCAGGCGGTTCGCAGACTGTAACGATTCCGCTGCGTACCGAAAGCACACTGGCTGTTGGCACCAAGCTGTACAATCAATTTAACAGTACAGATACGGTGACCATTCAAGCAGGCGGTATCACCGGCAAACAGATTACGGTATCCGTCGGCGCCAACTCTTCCAAAATCTATGCCGTGACCCCGCTGTCAACCGACACTACGGCTCCAAGTGTTCCGGCGGGCGTAACCGCTGTGGCGCAAGGCGCTTCCAGTGTAACAGTGAGCTGGACGGCCTCGACAGATAATGTAGGCGTAAGCGGCTATGAGGTTTACCGCAACGGTACCAAGGTTGGCACAACAGCGGGCACCTCTTATACGGACAGCGGTTTATCCGGCAGCACCAGCTATAGCTACACTGTAAAAGCCTACGACGCTGCAGGTAATCTGTCAGCCTTCAGCGTGGCGGCACTTGCAACCACTCCTGCAGGAAACAGCGTAACCATCTATTACAAGCAAGGGTATAGCACACCTTACATCCACTATCGCCCGGCCGGCGGAGCATGGACAACTGCCCCTGGCACAGCGATGCCTGCCGCCGAGTTCAGCGGTTATAACAAGATTACCATTGATATCGGTGCAGCAAGCCAGCTTGAGGCAGCCTTCAATAACGGCAGCGGCACCTGGGACAGCAACGGCGGCAGCAATTATCTGTTCGGCACAGGCACCTGGACGTACACGCCGACAGGAAGTATTCAGGCGGGTGCGCCGGTATCCCCGACGGCCACGCCGACAGCGACACCAACGCCTACACCAACGCCGACTGTAACACCGACAGCGACGCCGACCGTGACGCCGACAGCGACACCAACACCGACGGCAACACCAACGGTCACGCCGACCCCAACAGTTACACCAACGGCAACGCCGGCATCTTCGGTCACTATTTATTACAAGAACACGAACTTCAGCAATTCATATATCCACTATAAGCTGGATAATTCAACAACCTGGACGACTGTGCCTGGCGTGCAGATGCAAGGCTCTTCCTATAGCGGTTACAAGACAATTACTGTACCGCTCGGCAGTGCGGCCGGACTGACCGCAGCGTTCAACAATGGCAACAATACCTGGGATAACAACGGGGGCAATAACTATCATTTTAGTGCCGGAACGTGGAGCCTGGTGAACGGAAGTATTGCCGCAGGCGAACCGCAGCCGGACAGTGTGACACTCAAGGTGAGCGTACCGGCATCGACTCCGGCCGACGGTCCGGTCTATATCTCCGGCAGCTTCAATAACTGGAATGCCGCCGATCCTGCTTACAAGCTGACCAAGGGCAGCGACGGTGTATATTCCATCACGCTGAATCTTCCGGCAGGTACAGCTGTGACGTATAAATTCACCCGCGGCGCCTGGACGAATGTGGAGACCGCCTCAAACGGTGCAGATATCGCTAACCGCTCTCTTACGCCTGCAGGCGGTGCGCAGACCGTGAACTTAACCGTGCAGCGCTGGAAGGATCAATAA
- a CDS encoding HAD family hydrolase, with protein sequence MDSIIFDLDGTLWDSTEVVVVAWKDVLSGYPGISNEISKEALQGIMGLQVDEVGRQLFPELEEEMQQKIMDDCCKMECQYLAEQGGGLYEELEEVLQVLSQKYKLFIVSNCQAGYIEAFYEYHKLGKYFTDFENPGRTGLSKGENIKLIMERNYLRSPVYVGDTEGDQKAAAFAGIPFVYASYGFGEVSGADYTIRRLSELLELFN encoded by the coding sequence ATGGATAGTATTATTTTTGATCTGGACGGAACCTTGTGGGATTCTACAGAAGTAGTTGTGGTTGCCTGGAAGGATGTGCTCAGCGGATATCCGGGAATAAGCAATGAAATTAGCAAGGAAGCGCTGCAAGGAATTATGGGGCTGCAGGTAGACGAGGTGGGCAGACAACTATTCCCTGAGTTAGAGGAAGAGATGCAACAGAAAATCATGGATGACTGCTGTAAAATGGAATGCCAGTACCTTGCCGAGCAAGGCGGGGGGTTATACGAGGAACTGGAAGAGGTACTTCAGGTATTATCGCAAAAATACAAACTGTTCATCGTAAGTAATTGTCAGGCAGGATATATCGAAGCCTTTTATGAGTACCACAAGCTGGGGAAGTATTTCACAGACTTTGAGAATCCGGGTAGAACGGGACTGTCTAAGGGTGAAAATATTAAGCTGATCATGGAGAGAAATTATTTACGCAGTCCGGTTTATGTGGGAGATACGGAAGGGGATCAGAAGGCGGCGGCGTTTGCCGGGATTCCTTTTGTGTATGCAAGCTACGGGTTTGGAGAGGTCAGCGGTGCTGATTATACGATTCGCCGTTTAAGTGAGTTATTGGAATTGTTTAACTGA
- a CDS encoding DUF2691 family protein → MKRGITFEIPNAYGRYLGDILRPFDVAAFHWYNGAEESYMMDKGTLGESLFPEQIFGMDGVLLKGIIENNGYYVIFADLKAFPKASTVINVQTYEEYKNSDCQLALLVVDSVYVTMYCKDQEKLKGLYLNASSLGYSGVQYITDINDTRTRLSV, encoded by the coding sequence ATGAAACGGGGCATTACTTTCGAGATTCCGAATGCATACGGAAGATATCTGGGGGATATATTGAGACCATTTGACGTGGCTGCATTTCATTGGTACAACGGTGCAGAGGAAAGTTATATGATGGATAAAGGAACATTAGGGGAATCTCTTTTTCCAGAGCAGATCTTTGGTATGGATGGCGTTCTGCTTAAGGGAATCATTGAGAATAACGGCTATTATGTCATTTTTGCAGATCTCAAGGCTTTTCCAAAAGCTAGCACAGTTATAAATGTTCAGACGTACGAGGAGTATAAGAATAGTGACTGTCAGCTTGCACTTTTAGTCGTCGATAGTGTGTATGTAACCATGTATTGCAAAGATCAAGAGAAGCTAAAAGGCTTATATCTGAATGCCAGCTCACTGGGGTACAGTGGCGTTCAATATATTACAGACATAAATGACACTAGAACAAGGCTGTCTGTGTAG
- a CDS encoding SRPBCC family protein, producing MPNASGRKRTDSASRVIKASPQTIYKALVDPEAQVVWLPPKGMKGRIFEFDARAGGAYEMALTYLEPDESTQGKTSENSDLVKGKFLEFIPDERMVQQVEFQSDDPAFSGDMIMTWSLAAVPEGTFVTVVCENVPEGIRKEDHDEGLSSSLENLAEFVE from the coding sequence ATGCCAAATGCATCCGGCAGGAAAAGAACAGACTCTGCTTCAAGAGTGATCAAGGCTTCACCGCAAACTATTTATAAAGCACTCGTTGACCCTGAAGCACAGGTTGTATGGCTGCCGCCGAAGGGGATGAAAGGCCGGATCTTTGAGTTCGACGCCCGGGCCGGCGGTGCTTATGAAATGGCTCTGACATATCTCGAACCGGATGAGTCAACGCAGGGGAAGACTTCGGAAAACTCCGATCTCGTCAAAGGGAAATTTCTGGAGTTCATTCCGGATGAGCGCATGGTGCAGCAGGTTGAATTTCAGTCAGATGATCCTGCCTTTTCAGGGGACATGATCATGACATGGAGCTTAGCAGCCGTCCCGGAAGGAACCTTCGTGACTGTCGTTTGTGAGAATGTGCCGGAAGGGATACGGAAGGAAGATCACGACGAGGGCTTGAGCTCCAGTCTGGAGAATCTTGCGGAGTTTGTTGAATGA
- a CDS encoding VOC family protein has product MAALKWDHLVHYVNDLDQPVGIFRDHGLVAFRGGSHKNWGTYNSLSYFGLTYIEFLGVENLELAKATEHNVVVRDAVKLLPEHEGLSRVVLRTDDIEAIEASLKAAGLALSPIIDGKRLDNEGRLIEWRMMTIDGDYHGLPYPFIIQWNGSDEERLERLTSSGVIQPHPAGHAEMASAVFRVSDPAAAAAHWGELFGLPVSESEGVYSLKVGEQSFDFAQGDENQFKQVIFSTDSAALKGKTLRIGDGEYVFS; this is encoded by the coding sequence ATGGCAGCGCTGAAATGGGATCATCTGGTGCATTATGTGAACGACCTGGACCAGCCGGTCGGAATCTTCCGAGACCATGGCCTGGTTGCCTTCCGGGGAGGTTCTCACAAGAATTGGGGCACCTACAACTCCTTGAGCTATTTCGGGTTAACCTATATTGAGTTTCTCGGTGTCGAGAATCTGGAACTCGCAAAGGCCACTGAACATAATGTCGTAGTAAGGGATGCCGTGAAGCTTCTTCCGGAGCATGAAGGTTTAAGCAGAGTCGTGCTGCGGACGGATGATATTGAAGCCATCGAAGCTTCCTTGAAGGCAGCGGGATTAGCACTGTCGCCTATTATCGACGGCAAGCGTCTGGATAACGAAGGCCGGTTGATTGAGTGGCGGATGATGACCATTGACGGGGATTATCACGGACTGCCTTATCCGTTTATCATCCAGTGGAACGGAAGCGATGAAGAGCGGCTGGAACGGTTAACATCATCCGGCGTCATTCAGCCTCATCCTGCGGGCCATGCTGAAATGGCAAGCGCGGTATTCCGTGTCTCTGATCCTGCTGCTGCAGCTGCGCATTGGGGAGAGCTGTTCGGCCTGCCTGTCAGCGAATCAGAAGGCGTATACAGCCTGAAGGTCGGAGAGCAATCTTTTGATTTTGCGCAGGGGGATGAGAATCAGTTCAAGCAGGTTATATTCAGTACCGATTCAGCTGCACTCAAGGGAAAGACACTGCGAATTGGTGATGGGGAATATGTGTTTAGTTAG
- the proC gene encoding pyrroline-5-carboxylate reductase, translated as MKGQKIHFIGGGQMAEAMIRACIAGGTLTPDQISVADVNEARLQLLNTKYGIDTGRAVEQGLSAADLIVIAVRPQDDLQAVGQNVQQFAPSAAAIVSIVAGVTIEQLGGYFGGERPIIRVIPNTLTDTGYGYSGVTLNAHATRDQVEDFLLGFGKVQYLEEPYIDIFTGFGVAGPNYIYYFIESFVDAGVLAGLPREQAWEVALENMLGAVAMLRQTGLHPRQLLDINNSPGGVGMHGLYELNNSDFAAGLQRSVRAAVKRTTELGVKK; from the coding sequence GTGAAAGGGCAAAAAATCCATTTTATCGGCGGAGGACAGATGGCGGAAGCCATGATCCGTGCATGTATTGCAGGTGGGACCCTGACGCCGGACCAGATCAGTGTAGCGGATGTTAACGAAGCGCGTCTTCAGCTGTTAAATACAAAGTATGGTATAGATACAGGGCGTGCAGTTGAGCAGGGATTGTCTGCAGCAGACCTGATTGTGATTGCCGTCCGTCCACAGGATGATTTGCAAGCCGTCGGACAAAATGTACAGCAATTTGCGCCATCTGCTGCAGCTATTGTATCGATTGTGGCAGGGGTAACGATTGAGCAGTTAGGCGGTTATTTTGGCGGGGAGCGTCCGATTATCCGGGTCATTCCCAATACGCTTACCGATACGGGATACGGTTATAGCGGTGTAACTCTTAATGCGCATGCGACCCGGGATCAAGTGGAGGATTTCCTGCTGGGATTCGGAAAAGTCCAGTATCTGGAGGAGCCCTACATCGACATCTTTACTGGCTTCGGTGTAGCCGGGCCCAATTATATCTATTATTTCATTGAATCTTTTGTCGATGCCGGTGTACTTGCCGGACTGCCGCGCGAACAGGCCTGGGAGGTAGCGCTGGAGAATATGCTGGGTGCGGTAGCCATGCTGCGGCAGACCGGACTGCATCCGCGGCAGCTGCTCGACATTAACAATTCACCGGGCGGTGTCGGCATGCACGGGCTCTACGAGCTGAACAACAGTGACTTTGCGGCCGGACTGCAAAGAAGTGTACGGGCAGCGGTCAAACGGACGACTGAGCTGGGAGTGAAGAAATAA
- a CDS encoding MetQ/NlpA family ABC transporter substrate-binding protein: protein MKKFMVVLLIGVMAVLSACGNGNNAAESSGDKKEITVGFGVGTYEEQFRQSILPILEEKGYTVDIKTFSQNMQVNPAMKEGSIDASIFQSTAYMEAINEEIDADMTGIAYVPGAPQGLYSVNHTTLDDVKDGTTVAVPNDPVNQERALRILEELGWIKIKEGAGVADFNINSMEADKFNIDIKILDPAQILVSLQDVDYGVVNGNYIANSPDHKITDALKIENTPMQHRIIVSVNKKDENTQWAKDLKAAYESKEFEEYITGLEKYDGFILPEAWDNN, encoded by the coding sequence ATGAAAAAGTTCATGGTAGTGTTGCTGATTGGGGTTATGGCGGTGCTTAGCGCCTGCGGTAACGGCAATAATGCAGCAGAAAGCTCAGGAGACAAGAAGGAAATTACCGTCGGGTTCGGCGTTGGAACTTATGAGGAGCAATTCCGTCAATCCATTCTGCCTATTTTGGAAGAGAAGGGCTATACCGTCGATATCAAAACTTTCTCGCAAAACATGCAGGTCAATCCGGCGATGAAGGAAGGTTCTATTGACGCAAGTATTTTCCAGAGTACAGCCTATATGGAAGCTATTAATGAAGAAATTGATGCAGATATGACAGGGATTGCTTATGTTCCGGGTGCTCCGCAAGGCCTTTATTCTGTAAATCATACCACATTGGACGATGTAAAAGACGGTACTACAGTAGCTGTGCCTAACGACCCCGTCAACCAGGAGCGCGCACTGCGTATTCTTGAGGAACTGGGCTGGATCAAGATCAAAGAAGGTGCGGGCGTAGCGGATTTCAACATTAACAGCATGGAAGCGGACAAGTTCAATATTGATATCAAAATTCTGGACCCGGCGCAAATTCTGGTCTCCCTGCAGGACGTCGATTATGGTGTTGTAAACGGAAATTACATTGCCAATTCACCTGACCACAAAATTACGGATGCACTGAAGATTGAGAATACGCCGATGCAGCACAGAATTATCGTATCTGTTAACAAAAAGGATGAAAACACTCAGTGGGCCAAGGACTTGAAGGCCGCTTATGAATCCAAAGAGTTCGAAGAATACATCACCGGGCTGGAGAAATATGACGGCTTCATTCTGCCGGAAGCATGGGATAACAACTAA